TATAAATCTTTTAAATATTAATAAAAAATCAAATATATTAGACCAAACTCAATTATATGATTCCATCACATTTTATATTAATTCATTCCATATCGAATGGTCTTTCGGACTAATCATTTTTGGAATTTATTTAAGTCTTCTTGGATATTTAGTGTTTATTGCAGAATATGTTCCTAAAATATTTGGAATATTATTGATGATTGCTGGTTTTGGCTATTTAATAAATACTTTAGGATTGTTTCTATTCCCAAACATTAATACAGAATTCCTTTTGATTACATTCTTTGGAGAATTGATATTTATGATATGGCTTTTAATAAAAGGCTCTAAAATTAAGAACATAAAAAAAACGGCGCACAACAAAGTATAAAAAACATAAACGTTGTACCCAATTTAAGACAACACCATGAAACTTAATGACAAAAATATATTAAGTGTGGAAACTTATAATAATTCAGCAGAAAGCTATCAAGATAAATTCATGGAAATGGATTTATACCATGATACTTTTAATAAGTTTTGCGAACTAATAAAAGTTGATAATGCAAAAATATTTGAAATAGCTTGTGGGCCAGGAAACGTTACTAAATATCTAAAGTCAATTAATCCTAAATTTCAAATTAAAGGAATTGATTTAGCCTCTAAGATGATTGAATTGGCTAAAATCAATAATCCTGATGTTGATTTTGAAATAATGGATTGCAGAAAAATAGATGAGGTAAAAGAAATGTTCGATGCAATTATGTGTGGATTTTGCATGCCCTATCTTTCTAAAGAAGAATGTTCAAAACTAATTCAAGATTCTGCAAACTTACTATACGCCGATGGATTATTTTATTTGAGTACCATGGAAGATGATTATAAAAAGTCGGGTTACGAAACAACAAGTTTTAGTGGTAAAAATGAGGTTTACATTCATTATCACCAAGCCGCTTTTTTAGAAGAACAATTAAATAATTCAGGGTTCGAGATTGTAAACTTAGTTCGGAAAGATTACCCAGAACCAGATGGAACTTTTCTAACTGATATGATATTTATTGCCAGAAAAAAATAAAAAAATTTCGCTAAGTGCTTATTCGGAAATTAATTACTTTTAATCCCCTACTAACCATAGCCGAGACCGTCGTGCTTCATACTGAAAATGGAAGAAATATTTAATCAAATAAAAGTCTTTTTTGAACAAAATCCGAGATACACTTATTTAATGTTGAGTGCCGTTTTTCTAATATTTGGAATTGGAAATTTCATAAACAAAGATTGGGCTATTGACCCAGCTAACAGTACTCAAAAGTCTAACTATGACTTTTTTGGACATAATGCATTTAGGCTAGGAAAAGGAATCATTTATATAATTGGTTTCGCTGTTGGCATAATCGGATTCTTAACAACTTTAGAGTAATGCTATAAAAATGACTTATAATTTAACCCAATGAAAATTAAATTTATAATTATTTCACTTTTATACTTAATCGTAATTTCTTGCAAAACGATTGAAAAGGAAACTGATTCTACTCATAAAATAAAGATTGAGTGGACTAAAAACTTAAAAGAAGACTTTTCTTTTAAGGAAAAATGGAATTATCCTGAATTTGTATATAAAAACAAATTTGGACAATTAAGCTGTGACGGAGATTGTCCAATTGAAATTGACAGAATGAAAGATGAATTTGGAAAGATATATCAAGATTCTCTACAAGCATTTTATAAAATTATTGACACAACACATATATTTCACTCTTTAAAATCAGAAAACAGAATGTATGAATATTCAGGAACAGATTTTATTGAATTTAAAAAACAAAAAAATGGAATCATAAAAGGAGAATCAATAAATAATGTTTCGACTCATAGTAGGCTCATTTTAGAACTACAAAATGGTACGTGTACTTCTTATGTAACATTCAACAGCATAAGAGATTTAGGAATAAACCATTTCCCTTTAAAAAGTGGAACCATTAAAATAGATAAAACATTATTTGAAAACGGAATTATAAAAGCCATATTTGATTTTAAGTTTGAAAACACTTTGGAATCTGATAAAGAGCTTTTCTGGAAAGGAAAAATGTACAACAAAATAAATACTGAATAAAAAGCACGAACACACAAATGGCTATAATTAATAAGGGTTTTGGTGCTTAACCGAAAGCTTAGAGCTTTAAAATAAGTCCGCCAAATCTTTTGATTTGGCTTTAAAATGAAAAGATAAAACAAAATAAAAAGTTTTGGCTAAGTGCTTAATCAGAAATTAATTATTTTTAATTCCGTACTAACCATAGCAGAAACATTTTTAAATAATGCAAGAAAAACTGAACTACATATTAATTGCAACCCTATTTTTAATGAGTATTTCGTGTAAAAACGAAAATAAAAAGGACACTCTAAATTTAGAAGCTGAAACTGAATTGATAATAGATTCTATGGAAGCTAATCTCAACAACAAAAAACCCCTCACAAACTCTGAATATAATACTGACTATTCGGGAGTTAAAAATATTGAGCGACCAGAAAAAACAATTATTCGAAATTTAGCAATTGACACAACTAAAGCATAACACCAAAAGATCTAGTTTATAAAAGCAGGAAGTCGTTTTGCGTATAAAAAAAGGAATCGCAAGGTTAAAAAAATTCACTAATTTATTTTTTTTATATATTTGAATATGAAAAATTTAAAAAAGCTATTAATTGTACCCCTGTTTTTTATTTTAAATGCTTGCTTTAATCAAGTAGATGATATTACCATTTATAGATCTGGTAAAATCGAATTAATAACCACTATAGAAATTACAGATAAAGAGGCCGATAAAGACCAAGTAAACGAAGAAATCGAAAAAAAAGTAGCTCAGTTAAAAAAAGAAGGATGGTATGTTTCCTATAAATGGAAAAAGAAATCGAAACCCTATAAAATCATCTTTACTGCTTCTAATAACATAGATAAAATTCACGAATATCAAGTAGAAACCGAAGGCGATACTCCTTCTGGAATCTATATATCTAAAAAATTTACCGATAAACAATACGTTGTAACTTTCGATCTATTGCCAGATGCAAACAATAGATCCCTTAATCTAACCGGAAATAGTTTACCGCTATATCGCGTCAATGACGATGGTAAACTAGAAGCCACTAGAAATATAAAAAGCGAAAAGAAATACTACGTAGTTTTAGACTAATGCATTTAAGTAAGTTAGAAATCTAACTGCTTCAAAATATTTGGTATAATTAATCCAACGAATTGGACCATTTTAGACGTTTATGGTTTGAGAATTTCAATAAGAAACCTGCTTTTAAACCAAACTACATTTTACCAAACATTATTTCTATTATAAGGTGTTTAAACAATGGAAACGGACTTGCATTACTTCCAGGTTTTTTTATGCCAAGAACAAATTTTAAGAAATGAGATAAATCTAGTTTAGGAAGGAAACGTAAAAACGGAAAACACTTTATATTTTGCATCAAGAACAGATTTGAAATACAAAAAAGAATTAGATACAATTAAGACTATATTTACATCAAAAATGAAATAAAGGCATTACAACACCCAAAAATGAAAGAATACTTTAAACTTAAGTCGTATGTGTTTTATTGCCTAATTTTAATAAGTATTTCGTGTGAAAACGAAAACAAAAAGGACTCTCTAAATTTAGAAGCTGAAACTGAATTGAAAATAGATTCTACGGAAGCTAATCTCAACAACAAAAAATCGCTCACAAGCTCTGAATATAATACTAACCATTCAGAAATTGAAAATATTGAGCGACCAGAAAAAACAATCATTCGAAATTTAGCAATTGACACAACTAAAGCATTCGGGATTTGGACTCAAGATCCAAGTGGACCTCATGCCGATTTTTGGCTAACTAAAAAATCATTTTATGTTGTAGACTATGACGGAGATGCGGAAATGCCATATATTTTAGACAAAAACGAAATCACTATATTTTACAAGGACTTTGTTCAAAAAGGAATAATTACTTCGACAGAAAACGATACTTTGAAAATAAAGTGGTCTGATAATGAGCACGTAACTGAATATGTAAAATTCGAAAATTAATAAAGCACTAGATACTAAATCGCATAAAAAAATAACACTTAGTTTTTTTGCAAACATCAAAGTTACATCCACAAAAAAAGCCTTTCAATTTCTTGAAAGGCTTTTACTTTTTGGGTGGAAGACCGGATTCGAACCGGCGACCCTTGGTACCACAAACCAATGCTCTAACCAACTGAGCTACAACCACCATGTAACTTGCATTTTGTAATGCGTGTGCAAATGTAAACGATTTAAACGTTATCTACAAAGACTTTTTAAAAATTTTTACATAATTTTTTCAAAAAAACATCAGCAACATTCTAACTACTTTAAATCGAACAAACTACCAACTGCAGGCAAACGTTCTACATTAAAACCTTCGGCGTAAGCCACACCAACCAATCGTCCTAAATCCTGCGCACGATAAGTTATGCTATCTGTAAAGTTCTTACTAGATATTGGTGTTACAGGTGCTTTACTATCTGGATCGTAAAATTGAGTTTTGTATGCCAGCACCGATTCCATTTTTATATCAATAACGCTAGAGATATCAACAACAAAGTCTGGCTCTAAGTTTTTCCATTGTATATAATGGTATACTTGCTTTGGTCTCCAAGGTGCTTGAAGTGTACCTTGATCATCTTTTGTCTCTATTTTTATCAGTCCGCTTAAAAAACAAGCATCACTAACTAACTTACTTCCTTTTCCATGATCGATGTGGCGATCATCAAAAGCATTACAAAGTATTATTTCTGGTTGGTATTTACGTATCATTTTAATAACCTCTAATTGATGCGTTTTATCATTTACAAAAAAACCGTCGGCAAAGCCTAAATTCTCACGCACAGCAACACCTAATATCTTTGCAGCGTTACTAGCTTCTGTAAATCTAGTTTCTGCTGTACCACGCGTTCCCAACTCCCCTTGGGTTAAATCTATAATCCCCACTTTTTTGCCATTAGCAATTTCTTTAGCAATGGTACCACCACAACCTAACTCAACATCATCCGGATGTGCTCCAAGGGCTAGAATATCTAATTTCATTTTTACCTTCTTTTAAATTTTTATTTCGTTTTTCAACCTACAAAATCAGAATACACTATCAAAAATCTTAATTATCGCAAAACTAGTGACTTCGCAAACGTATTCGTAAGTATTTTTTGCATTTAATGAGGCTCAAATATAACAATAATGGAAAAATAGACCCCGAAATCAAAGTATGACTTTCGTCATAATTACTCTTCTGTATCTACAGTAATTTTACAGTATAATTATAGAACGACACTTATAGCGCTAAGCTAATAAACAATTATAAATTATGATCTACTTAATGCTTCTCATTTTAATTATAACTATTGGTCTCTTTGTTTGGGGAAAGTTTACACCAGATATTGTTGCATTAATATCTATGTTGAGTTTATACTTAACAGGCATTTTAACTCCAACAGAAACCTTAAGTGGTTTTAGTAACCCAACAGTAATTATGATTGCCGCACTCTTTATAATAGGAGAAGGTATTGCTCAAACCGGATGGACAGCCTTAGCAGGTAAAAAGTTTGTAGAATGGGCCGGAAAAAGTGTTCCGAAGCTATTAGTAATTATTACACTTGGTGCAGGTGTACTTTCTGGTTTTGTAAGTAACACGGGTACCGTTGCAACCTTAATGCCACTTACTATATCATCAGCTTGGAGCATTGGTACATTACCATCAAAAATGCTTATGCCTGTTGCTTTTGGATCTAACACAGGTGGTTTATTAACTTTAACAGGTACACCGCCAAACATTATTGCCAGTAACGCTTTAGTTGAAGCAGGCTTCGAAGGGTTTTCATTTTTCGAATTCGCCTTAATAGGTATACCATTACTACTTGTTGCCTTAATTTACTTTAGATATGTAGGCTACAAATTATTACCAAGTAACAAAACAAATAACAAACCTGTAAACATTGAATCTACCCTATATAATTGGATTGAAGCTTACAAAGTACACGATGGATATTATAGACTACGCGTACGTTCAATATCACCTTTAATTAATACAAAATGTGAAGATTGGCATTTTGAAAAAGACTTTAATGTATCTATTATAAGAATTAAAAGAAGACACCCAAATGTTTTAAAAGGTATCGCACAGTTTGAAGAATTCCCGGTACCATCAACAGATTTACTGTACCACGATATTATTACAGTAAAAGGTGATGCTAAAGACATTAACAAATTAATGATCACGTTTAGACTGGGGCTTTTACCTCTAGAACCTATTACAACCGACGAATTAAAACACAACTTAATTAACCAAGAGGTTGGAATGGCAGAAGTAATTGTGAATCCAAATTCTATTTTAGTAGGAAGAAAATATAAAGTAGGCGATTATTTTAAAAGATACGGTATTCAACTTTTAGGAGCTTCTAGAAACAATAAGCCTTTACTAGAAAAAGAAATAACTGTAAAAGTTGGTGATGCCTTTTTAATTAGAGGAACCTGGGCACACATTGAAGATTTAAAAGAACAAAACGAAAACCTTGTTATTATTGGTAGCCCAGAAGGTATGGCTAAAAACGTGGAGAGCTTAAGTCCAAAATCATACATTGCTTTAGGCGCTTTAATCCTCATGATTATATTTATGGTCTTTAAAATTGTACCAGGCTCTATTGCAGCGTTAATATCTGCAGGTGTAGTTTTATTAACAGGTTGT
The window above is part of the Algibacter sp. L3A6 genome. Proteins encoded here:
- the bshB1 gene encoding bacillithiol biosynthesis deacetylase BshB1 — protein: MKLDILALGAHPDDVELGCGGTIAKEIANGKKVGIIDLTQGELGTRGTAETRFTEASNAAKILGVAVRENLGFADGFFVNDKTHQLEVIKMIRKYQPEIILCNAFDDRHIDHGKGSKLVSDACFLSGLIKIETKDDQGTLQAPWRPKQVYHYIQWKNLEPDFVVDISSVIDIKMESVLAYKTQFYDPDSKAPVTPISSKNFTDSITYRAQDLGRLVGVAYAEGFNVERLPAVGSLFDLK
- a CDS encoding class I SAM-dependent methyltransferase, which codes for MKLNDKNILSVETYNNSAESYQDKFMEMDLYHDTFNKFCELIKVDNAKIFEIACGPGNVTKYLKSINPKFQIKGIDLASKMIELAKINNPDVDFEIMDCRKIDEVKEMFDAIMCGFCMPYLSKEECSKLIQDSANLLYADGLFYLSTMEDDYKKSGYETTSFSGKNEVYIHYHQAAFLEEQLNNSGFEIVNLVRKDYPEPDGTFLTDMIFIARKK
- a CDS encoding Imm17 family immunity protein, which produces MEEIFNQIKVFFEQNPRYTYLMLSAVFLIFGIGNFINKDWAIDPANSTQKSNYDFFGHNAFRLGKGIIYIIGFAVGIIGFLTTLE
- a CDS encoding SLC13 family permease; the encoded protein is MLLILIITIGLFVWGKFTPDIVALISMLSLYLTGILTPTETLSGFSNPTVIMIAALFIIGEGIAQTGWTALAGKKFVEWAGKSVPKLLVIITLGAGVLSGFVSNTGTVATLMPLTISSAWSIGTLPSKMLMPVAFGSNTGGLLTLTGTPPNIIASNALVEAGFEGFSFFEFALIGIPLLLVALIYFRYVGYKLLPSNKTNNKPVNIESTLYNWIEAYKVHDGYYRLRVRSISPLINTKCEDWHFEKDFNVSIIRIKRRHPNVLKGIAQFEEFPVPSTDLLYHDIITVKGDAKDINKLMITFRLGLLPLEPITTDELKHNLINQEVGMAEVIVNPNSILVGRKYKVGDYFKRYGIQLLGASRNNKPLLEKEITVKVGDAFLIRGTWAHIEDLKEQNENLVIIGSPEGMAKNVESLSPKSYIALGALILMIIFMVFKIVPGSIAALISAGVVLLTGCVPISKAYKGISWTSVVMIAAMIPMGIALQKTGTAQLIASALVDYLGAIHPILLLGGVFLLTTTFSQVINNSATAVLMAPIAILAATSLNLSPEPFMIIVAISASTAFLTPIGTTTNAMVMTAGGYKFMNYLKVGAPLLLLFFIISLILVPIIWPF
- a CDS encoding DUF4386 domain-containing protein — encoded protein: MNSIKSTTQIKEKNITIANAALISGIGVLIMALTVPFAEFYIFPKLIAENPALTAKNIMDNRLLFTTGIFLHFITLICDIVVAWSLYVFLKPVFKHLSLLTAWFRLIYTAIYLVALVNLIKVINLLNINKKSNILDQTQLYDSITFYINSFHIEWSFGLIIFGIYLSLLGYLVFIAEYVPKIFGILLMIAGFGYLINTLGLFLFPNINTEFLLITFFGELIFMIWLLIKGSKIKNIKKTAHNKV